One Nicotiana sylvestris chromosome 12, ASM39365v2, whole genome shotgun sequence genomic window carries:
- the LOC104231201 gene encoding dormancy-associated protein homolog 3-like has protein sequence MSILDKLWDDTVAGPRPDSGLGKLRKSSTFNLGSSSGKETEGSQEVARVTKRIMIVKPPGYVSKDSPPVSPASAGSTPPVSPFAGAGGKEAFRFRRRSGSFAYENASGIGPRSPPPPYDL, from the exons ATGAGCATACTTGACAAGCTTTGGGACGACACCGTCGCCGGTCCCCGTCCCGATAGTGGCCTTGGCAAACTCCGAAAATCTTCCACCTTTAACTTGGGCTCAAGTTCCGGCAAGG AAACAGAAGGAAGTCAAGAGGTGGCTAGGGTGACAAAACGTATAATGATAGTAAAGCCTCCAGGATATGTGAGTAAAGACTCTCCTCCAGTTTCGCCTGCCAGTGCCGGTTCCACTCCTCCGGTATCTCCCTTTGCTG GTGCGGGAGGAAAGGAGGCATTTCGATTCCGCAGGCGATCAGGGTCATTTGCATACGAGAATGCTAGTGGGATTGGACCCAGAAGCCCTCCTCCTCCTTACGACCTGTGA